The Acinonyx jubatus isolate Ajub_Pintada_27869175 chromosome B3, VMU_Ajub_asm_v1.0, whole genome shotgun sequence genomic interval CCAGTATGCCCCCTGAAAGCTTTGGGGTGGGAGATACCAGACTTTCCCACCAGAGGGCAGGAGCGAGCTATCTCCGGAGCAGCAGTCTGGAGATATTTCTGGctaaagggaggaagggagagagcccTAGGAAAGGATCTGGTGGAGAAAGGACCTCCTGATTTTACACCTGAGACCTAGCATGGCCATGAGTCCTGGTGTGACTAATCTCTAAGCATTAaaggtgcccccacccctgccttccccaccccaccctcaccgtGTCCCTGCAGCTCCGCTCAGCAGGAGCCCAGGCTTTGCAGGAGCAGCTGGGGGCTGTCACCTGTGTGGGCAGCCTGGATCTGTCAGACAATGGTAAGTAGGGACACTTCCATTCCTGAGGACCAATGGGGCCAGGGGCCTGGGGCACGGCCCCCTCACCCCCTGCTGCCCTCAGGCCTCAAAGCCAGACCTCTCCCATCTATTGGCCAGGGTTCGACTCGGACCTCCTGACACTGGTGCCCGCACTTGGCAAGAACAAGTCCCTCAAGCACCTGTTCCTGGGCAAGAACTTCAATGTCAAGGCCAAGTGAGGTCCCCTCCCCATACCCACAGACCTCACTCCATCATCCACCTATCCTTTTGGCTCACTGTGTTACCtctggcccctccctgctcaaATCACCTCCTGCTCCTCCAGTAGCATGACCCCaacccctcccttcctgctctgagCCCTGACTCCCCACAGGACCCTGGAGGAGATCCTCCACAAGCTGGTGCAACTGATCCAAGAAGAGGACTGTGTGAGTGACTGGGCTTGGGAAGGGATCCACAGTGGCAGGGGCTGCGGGGACTGGGCTCAACCCCACTCTTGCCCACATAGTCCCTGCAGTCACTGTCAGTGGCAGACTCAAGGCTGAAGCTCCGCACCAGCATCCTCATCAATGCCCTGGGCAGCAACACCTGCCTGGCTAAGGTGGATCTGAGTGGCAATGGCATGGAGGACATCGGGGCCAAGATGCTGTCTAAGGCCCTGCAGATAAACTCCTCCCTCAGGTACGGTGCACACCTTGATCTCTGAACTGGAGTCCCAgtaccccctccacacacacacacgcacgcacacgcacgcacgcacgcgcgcgtcCTGCTTGCTGTGTTGCTCTGTAGCCCAGCTTCCAGAACACCTTCAGGCCCAGAACCATCTTGGAGTCAGCCTCATTacccaggaaaggagggaggactCCAGAAGGGGGTGCGTGCCTACCCCTAAAAAGGACCCAGAGGGAGGGGTAACCAGCTACTGTTCACTGTCTCCCTAGAACCATCCTATGGGATCGAAACAACACATCTGCCCTGGGCTTTCTGGACATCGCAAGGGCCCTGGAGAGGTGAGTGGACCAGAGCTCTGCCCTGACCCgagccccagcctccctgggTCTGGACCAAGCCTGCTACATTAGCCCCACCCTGGTTCACTCAACTTGTTTGCAGAGATATGTTAGGAAAGGCCCAGGTGACGGAAATGGTTAGCAAGGAGAGTATGGAGAGCAAGGGCCTCTCCCCACCTTTCCCTAACCCAGCTGTGTCACTGTACCTTATAGCAACCACACACTGCGCTTCATGTCCTTCCCCGTGAGTGACATCTCCCAAGCCTACCGCAGCGCCCCGGAGCGCACCGAGGATGTCTGGCAGAAGGTAGAGGCCTCGGCAGGGTGGAACAGAAAGGGGCAGGGGCCAGCCCATATCCCAGGCCCtgacccctcccaccccatcatCTCCAGATCCAGTGGTGCTTGGTGAGGAACAACCACTCCCAGACATGCCCTCAGGAGCAGGCCTTCAGGCTGCAGCAGGGCCTGGTGACCAGCAGCGCCGAGCAAGTAAACGTTTCCCTCTGGGACACGTGGGGCATGCATGGGGCACACAGGGCTCAGGTGTGATGTGATAGAGGGTGCACACACAAGGGTGGGGGCATGAAAGAGGCATTTTGTGGTGTCCCCAACTGGACTGAATGCATGGGAGAGCAAAAGACGGGACATTCAGAGTATGGCTTAAACATGAGAGAACGTGTGGGGTGCCCCAGACCAGGAGTCCCTGGGACCACAGGAACTCCCCTGAGCATTCAAGGGCATcccaagaagagagaacaggcCATCCAGAGACACCACTACTACCCCATCAGTGCCAGCACCAGGAGCACTGCCCAAGGGGACCCAGAAATGGGATGCCTGGGGTCCCACCTGGGAAGATGAGGGTGCGAGGATCCCCCCCGCTGACACTTCTGCCGACTGTGCTCCAGATGCTGCAGCGGCTGTGTGGCCGGGTGCAGGAGGAGGTTCGGGCCCTGAGGCTGTGCCCCCTGGAGCCTGTGCAGGATGAGCTGCTTTATGCTCGGGACCTGATCAAGGACGCCAAAAACTCACGGGCGGTGAGCCCTCTGCAGCCCCACCCTCCTTCGCAGTCCGAGAGCCCAGGAAGGCCGGCCACACTACCCCAGGAGTATCCGCGCCCTGACCCATGCATCTGtcctcccagcccagggcccccaAGGACCTGGTCAGGCCCGATTCTGACCTTCTGATGATAGCCCTTTCCTTCTGCAGCTGTTTCCCAGCCTCTATGAGCTGGGCCATGTGCTGGCCAATGACGGGCCTGTACGGCAGAGGCTGGAGTCAGTTGCCAGTGAGGTGTCCAAGGCTGTGGACAAGGAACTGCAGGCAAGTCCTGAGGGAAGAAGCCCAGTGTTGACCAAGGCTCAAAGCTGAGGGCTGAGGTCAGCATGGGGAAATTActggggacaggaaggaaaggcagagttGAAGCCATCCACACTCCCAATGTTTCTGGCTTTGCTAGAAAACAGGGCTTGGATTTTTTCTGCTAGCTTCCACGTTGACCCCTGAACTCTGACCTCTCCCCTGTCCATATGGCAGGATGGAAGGAACACTTACCAGGATGTGGGGAAGCCTGAATGTCCCAGGCTCTGCTGGTAACCAGCCCCAGAACGTTGGTGGGCCCCTTAGTCTCACCATGGGGGGCTGGAATAGACAGGCTAGAGTCTCTTCCAGTGTGGTGCCAGCCCTGaccctgcgccccccccccccccccggggctctggcctcccctccccccatactAGGTGATCCTGGAGTCGATGGTCAGCCTTACACAGGAGTTATGTCCTGTGGCCATGCGAGTGGCTGAGGGACACAACAAGATGCTGAGCAATGTGGCTGAGCGCGTCACTGTGCCCCGGAACTTCATCCGAGGGGCGCTGCTGGAGCAGGCAGGACAGGACATTCAGAACAAGCTGGAGTGAGAAGTGGAGGGGGTTGGCACTGGGAAGGGGCTGGATTTGTCCCAGAGCACTTAGGAACCTGGGGCCCAGCTACAGCAATGAATAATGAATGGCATAATCTCCATTACAAGGGATAAATCTTTAACTAACTGCAACCTTGCTATTTAGGGTCTAACTGGTCTTTGCCCTAGAAATCTAAGTGCTGAGCCTGGGTTTAGGAGCCTGGCAGTGCACATGtaggtgtacacacacactcagccaCACACATCCACCAAGAATGGCCTCCCAGAAACAAAGCACAGCCTCCTCGGAGGCATGGACAAAATCGATgtgagtaggggtgcctggactATGCTCTGCCCTCACTCAGTTCTCGTGTTCCCCTCCAGTGTTCTCTCATCCTAGGTGCCACTGCTCACCAAAGCAAAGGAATATTATCACTCATATCCATGAAGTGGCCAGCTCAAGAAGAGCCAGTTTCTGGGCTTCCAGCAGAGACCAGCAGGGTTCACTCAGCACCCCAATTTACCCAGCTCTGTTCCACTGGAACTCCAGGAGCCTGGCCCAGAGCCCCTTTGCTCTTTCTCCTCAATTCCTCTTTGCCCACCCTCCCGATCTACACACACCTATGCGGGGTGTCAGTGGGTGGGACAGAGCATGCCTTTATGGAGACACAAGGGAGACCTAAGGTGCCTCCATGGATGTCCAGGCCAGCTGCCCACTCCCTTAGGCACCTGGGGAAAGGCTTAGGGGCCAGGGAGCAGGATGACTGAGTAGTCCCACCTGTGCCCACAGTGAAGTAAAGCTCTCAGTCGTCACCTACTTGACCAACTCCATAGTGGACGAGATCCTGCAGGAGCTGTACCACTCCCACAAGAGCCTGGTAAGGCTTCTGAACCCCAGCCAGGCTCAGGCACACTCTCCACCCCACATCATCCCATCTCCCCCAACCAACCATCCCCCAAAGCCCCTGAAGGTGAGCAGCTTCCTTGGGAACCTGTTCACATCTGTCCTTCCCCAGGCCCGGCACCTGGCCCAGCTAAAGACACTATCAGATCCACCATCGGGGCCAGGCCAAGGGCAGGATCCGTCCTCCCGGGGCCGAGGCCGGAACCATGACCATGAGGAGACCACAGATGATGAACTTGGGACCAACATCGTGAGTGCCCCAACACCCACTCCCCACCTTAAACTAGGTCCTGACCCTGAACCTGCAAAACACTGTCCCCATCCATTTCTCTGGACTCCACTTTCCCCTGACACTGGGCCTGGTCTCATCCCCCAGCCCCAATCCAGCCCAGCCTCTTCCCTTGTCCCAATACCTCAGCCACCCAAAGAAAGTGAGGCAGGAAGGGCTCTAAAGAGAAGGCTTTATGAGGAATAAGAGGCTTCAGATGAGGCTCCTGGGACTTTCAACTTGGCTCCACCATTGGTTTCCATTTCTGCAGGACACCATGGCCATCAAAAAGCAGAAACGCTGCCGCAAGATCCGGCCAGTGTCCGCCTTCATTAGTGAGTCCCCAGCCTCAATTCTAATGTCCTCCAGGTCCCTACACCCTTCCCAAGCCCTGgcccctttctttttaattgtctttccagcctgctttctccctgtgcctcttGCTACTCCCTCTAATGCTGCTGTGCCCACAGGTGGGAGCCCTCAGGACATGGAAAGCcagctggggagcctggggatCCCCCCTGGCTGGTTCTCAGGACTCGGAAGCAGCCAGCCCACAGGCAGTGGCTCCTGGGAGGGTCTATCCGAGCTGCCCACTCATGGCTATAAACTAAGGCATCAAACACAAGGCAGGCCTCGGCCCCCCAGGACCATACCTCCAGGACCTGGTCGGCCCAGTGTGAGTCCATAAGTCCTTGCAAAAGGACCAACACCACTTAGCAATGCCAGAGCCAGGGGTTCTAGCCTTAGGACCAAAATGCCAGAAACATCAGCCTTGGGGGATCAGGCAGGGGCCCAGGCAGGCCACTGAAAAGAGGATGGGATTAGCAAGTTTTCCCAGATAGGAAATCTGTCTGCCAGTCAGTGGCAATTCCCATTTGGGTGAGGGATACAGCCAAGAGCCACCATGCCTAGGAAATGCCCAGGCAGACTGAAGTCTAAATTTTCATGGGGCCAACAAGAGGCAAGTCCAAGTCCAAGGGGGAAGGCCCTGAGTGAATGGAGGGAGTAGGGAGGACTTCCTGTTCCAGATGAGATACCCTACAGGACTTTCCTCCCAGCAGGTGCCAATAACTGGGACCCGACAGGAGAATGGGATGGCCACCCGCCTGGATGAGGGGCTGGAGGATTTTTTCAGCCGAAGGGTCATGGATGAAAGCTCCAGGTGTGGCACCTAGGCACAGTCCCATTTTCTGCAGGCCCAGAGGCCCTGAAGGGCTCCTTCCCAGCAGTCATGGAGGCCTCTCCAATGGCAGTGTCCCAAAGCCAGTCTCTCTGAAACATTTCCCCCACGTTCTTGTCCTTCCCCACTCAGCCCTTAACTCCCATGTTCTCTGACTTTCCTCAGGACAGCTGGGAAGCATGGGGCCAGGGTGAACCACCAcgatgggatggggggggggtcgCAACAGGCACTGGGATGGGATGACAGTGGTAAGAGCCCTGGAGGGTATATTCTCTGTCACAGTCCTGCAGACTCCCCAGCACCTGTCCAGAAGAAACGGAGTCACTGGGAGAAGCTGAGAGaaggatggggggatgggggtgcctgggaggaaGGAGTtgctggggagacagagggaaggaggctgcTGGAGGATGACGGAGAAGGTGAGGAAGCCATGTCTCCTGAGACCTAAGTGGAAAGGGTTACGGGGCAGCAGGAGAGACTGGATGAAAGGAAAGTTGGAGGCTTATTAGACCCAGGGCTAGACTAACACTAGCACCAGCCTGGGCCCTGAGTGACCTCCACATCTGGCATTTTGCACCTGCCTGCGACTTTGTCAGTAACTCACCCCAACTCTGCTCAGCTACCCCCGGACTCTGCGGACCCTGCGGCCAGGCCTCTCAGAGCCACCACTGCCTCCACTCCAGAAGAAGAGACGCAGAGGCCTGTTTCACTTTCGCCGGCCCCGGAGCTTCAAGGGGGATAGGGGACCAGGGTCCCCCACCACtgggctcctcctccctcctcccccacccccacccccaactcaggAGAGCCCCCCAAGCCCAGATCCCCCCAGCCTTGGCAATAATTCCTCCCCCTGttggagcccagaggaggagagCGGCCCCCTCCCTGGATTTGGGGGGAGCCGGGGGCCTTCCTTCCGCAGGAAGATGGTAAGTGATGTGAGGTGCTGTATCCTCGCTGGTTGCTGTTCCACACATAGCCCACCCACTTACCCTGTCCCAGGCAGTTAATGGGAAAATGACAGGACTCGAGGTTCTGGGGAACTTTGGTCTTCCCAATGGCCCCACTCCTTGAGTGATCTAAGCCTGGTGACCCAGAGCATGCTGGGAGTGCTGCATGCAaagaaggacagaggaaggactcctcagaggaggggtggagggtcAGAGGGTTGCGGCAGGGCAGTCCCAGGGCTGGGGTCTCAGAGGGGTAGGggccctccctcactcccttgcAGCCTATGGAGCCCCTTCTCCATCAGGAACTGCTTATAAACCCACGGCCTTGTTCCAGGGCACTgagggggcagagccaggggaggggggcctggCCCCTGGGACGGCACAGCAGCCAAGGGTCCATGGTGTTGCCCTTCCTGGGTTGGGAAGAGCCAAGGGTTGGAGCTTCGACGGGAAACGAGAGGTGAGGGGAGCCCAGGCACCCAAGTGTTTCTATGGATCCCTGTCTGCCTCCCTTCTGTGCCCTGTTCCTGCTTGGGCCAGTGGAGAGAGTGATTCTCTGGTGTTAGAAAGTGTTAGCTGCAAGTCTGCTCATTCCACACACTCACCTGCCGTGAAAGGCTGAGGAGGTCATTTAGCCTCCCGGAGCCTCTACCTCCCTGGAAAATGGGCAGTTGTAAAAATACTTACCTCTAGAGTTCTGTTTCTGAAAGTTTGGTGACTAGATTATCACCTTTATGACtgattttccccttccccacataCCACCTGGAttattattcacatatttttatttaaatcaactcACCCTTTTAACTTAGTCTTGTCCTAagcattatcattttttaaatcatggactTATTGTActagtcatgtttttttttctaccacacataaaataaacacataactGCTAAAATGACAGTATGCTCATTCATGTAAGCCGTTTCTTACACCCCCTAGGGTGGTAGGGGTGTGACTTTTGAGGGATAAGGGTACAAGTGTCCAGGGACTAATGCCATGAGAATGGCATGAGATGCTAGAGCAGAAGCCCCTTGTTAACTGCAGTCTCCATGTAGAGGGGACTTTCTTATGACCTGACTCAGCTATCCTTTCAGGGTACAGGCCCAGACCTGGAGGGCAGTGTCCAGGCTTGGCAGAAACGGCGCTCTTCAGACGATGCAGGTGAGACAGTCcccctcacttccttcccttGACCCCTCTCTCAGGGGCCCCTTCTAATTcgcctttccccttcccccctttctcatctcctccctgcaccccagggCCGGGAGCCTGGaagcccccaccaccaccccaaagCACCAAGCCAAGCTTCAGCGCCATGCGCCGAGCAGAAGCCACATGGCACATAGGTATGGAACGCCTCTTCTCAGGCAGCAGCACTGAAGGCCCAGGGTGTGTCCAAAGAACCAGAAGCCACAGCCCCCATGTTGGGGAATTTACAGCCAAGGTGGGGCAGTCAGGAAGTCACCACAGTAAAAATGTTTTGAGGATATTTACAAAGCCTCATTCAAAGGAAAGGAACAACCCAATGCAAAGAAAGATCTTACAGAACAAAAGTGGCTTTGCCAGGATTAGCAGAAAGGAAGAACACTTTGTGGATGGTTCCAGGGAATTCGGTAGAGCAGGGGCCACCTCTGGCCACCGTCAGCAGAGTGGCACCTCTATAAAGAgggtctctctctgcacctcagctAGGAAAGAGGGTGAGCAAGTACCAGCCATGCCAGACCCACCTCGAACATTCCAGTCTCCTCCGAAAGTAGCTCGCCAAGCCATCCACAGTTCACTCAGAAATGTGCCACAAGAAAAGGGCAAGAGCCATGCCTTGGGGGTCAGAAACCCTGGGTGTTGGTCCCGGTTCAACCACCACCAACAGTGTTGACCTTAAGCAAGTCATTTACCTTCTGGCTTCAGAACTCTGGAGGAGTAAATGAATTGTGGTAGGATGCTTTCTTTCTGCTGGGATCAGAGCACTTAAGGAGCCTCTAAAGGAAAGCTGGTCAGCTCGGCATCAACTCACTTGCCCACAGGCCTGGAACACAACCCTCCGACAACACTGACGTGGACAAATCTCCCCATAGAGGCAGACACTTACTCACCCGCCCTCTCCCATCCCAAGGCTGGGGCACAAGGGCATGGTGCAGAGTCCGTGCCCCTGGCCAATCCTCCAAGGCCATCCCAGCACTGAAGGCATCTTTGCTGATCATCCCATCCCACTCACAGACTAGTTAAAACACCTAAAGCGAGGCTCCATCCTTCATTTAGGAAAGCACAatagtcagatgctccactgggCACACACCTACCACTAGCACCCTCCAGGTCCCTCTTACTCACAcctcacagatacacacacagacaacACCTTCCAGGTAGTGCACCCTCAGGCTCAGATTGCATGAAGCCACAGAGGCAGCGGTGAGAGGGTGCCAGGGCATCTCTCCCCAAGGCTCTCACCATCTAAATCAGACTGGCAGAGTCCTGGGAATGCCAGGCTGCAGCCTTGGCAAGGCCTTGGGGCACTGCGGCCTTGGATGGGCAGCCATGCCTGTGGACCCAGCAGTCCCTGTACCCTGGCTCTGCCCCAGCAGGCATGGGCTCAAGCACTGCCCTTCAAGAGGAACAGCCACACCAGGGCCCCCTCCAAAGGTGATGGGCTCAGGACAATCCTGGAGACCATACCAAGGAGACAGAAACACTTAGAGCAGAAGGGGACatccagggcagaggcagaggagcaAATGGGCTTGGAGGGGAGAAGTCCTGGCCTCCAGGGCTTCATAAGGAAGAAGGTCAGGGAGAGCTATGCAAGAATGCCTTTTCCTACagcttctcctctcttcccatcccccagctgaggAGAGTGCCCCCAACCACAGCTGccagagccccagcccagcctctcaggacggggaggaggaaaaggagggggcCCAATTCCCAGAGAGGACCGTTCCCACTAGGAATGCCAAGGTGAGGGCCAgcaaggcagaggggaagggccCTTGGATGAGGTGAAGGGACTAACTGACccagtcttttccttcttttgccaGCTGCAGGACCCCCCTTTAGCTTCACGGGCCCCCAAGCCAGTGGCTGTGCCCCGGGGCCGCCGGCCCCCCCAGGagccagggggcagggaggaggctgaggctgggggtgcaGTCCTAGGAATGAACAAGCCCCGGCTGAGGCTGGGCTCACAGCAGGATCAAGAGGAGACCGAGGTCCAAGGTCTACCACCTGGCTCGGGGCGGGGTGCTTGGGGCGCCTCTGGGACCTCATTGCCCACCTCAGGACCCCTCCCGGGCTTGGAATGAGTCACAGCTTGGATGAGCACCCAGCCTATGAGCCCTACTCATGTGCCAGGCCCACCTTGACTGTCATTTCAGGGCCCCCAGATCCAGGCCGCCGGACTGCCCCCCTGAAGCCCAAGAGGACGCGGCGGGCACAGTCCTGTGACAAGCTGGAGCCTGACAGAAGGCAGCCCCCTGACCCCACAGGTGCCAGTGGGTTGGGCAAAAGGGCAGTCCCCCTCTGCCAGATATGGTATAGCCCACACCGAGAGGCTGGCTCTCCCTGCCTAGGAAACAGGACTCCCTGGATTTGTCCCCAGCAGGAACCAGTGAGCCAGGAACAGACTGACAGCCGCTACAGCACCCTGCCCAGCCCTCCTCTCAACATGTGCCTCACAAGGACTcagacccccacccaccccccacacctcCAGGCCCCTCTGCCAGCCCATCCCCCAGGGGCAGGATGGCAGGATGAGGCCTGGGGacaggaggtgggggacaggaTGGGAGGGAGCAAcctggagagagggaggcagagcttGGGGCAGGGCCGTCTCCTCGCCTGGAAGGGCAGATCTGTCCCTCTATCCCCAgggactctctccctccttgtatagaataaaaaaaacaaaatcactgcCTGCTTTGTCTCTGCTGTCTTCCCCATTCActgccaccaccccccaccatctGCTCCCCCTCAGTGTTCAGTGCTTGGCCACAGTGGGGAAAAGTAGGGAATACTCCACAGGGATGAGAATGGAGCTCTGACAGGAGAGAGATGGGCCCAAGACGTGCTAAGTGGGAGGGGACTGAAAAGTCcctaggtggggggtgggggagtgtatGTGCAGGATCTGGGCCTAGCTGGCTGAAGGAGAGACCAAAATGACACAAATCAGCACCAGTGTGTGTCCAGCTCTGGGGCATGTGGTGGGATTGGAAGGTCCCGGTGTTCAAGAGAAGGTTGAGGGGCAGCGtgctgtgtggtgtgtgtgcaagTTTCCACACAGGCAGGCTCACTAATGGCGGAATTAAATGATGTTGCATTATCTTAGGGGTACCATCAATAGGCAGAATCTCAACGGTAGATGGCCCGAGGGAACAGAAGTGTCCACAGTGAGGGATGATTAAATCAATTGTTTCCCATTGGTGTACTAACAAATACTACCTCAGCATTCAAGGCTCCATTCAGGAAcctcttcctctgggaagcccttcCGATTGCCTTCTCCTGACTCATCAAAATTAAACCCTCCCTCTCTGTGATCCATCGCATCCTGAATAAGTCTGGAACATTGCACCTGTCACATTTCattgtgtatttgtgtattaGCTCATCATCTCTCTGTCTGTGGGTCTGTCTGTTCTTTCTACATGCACCTCCCCAGGGGCAGGACCTATGTCTCAAACACCTGTGCCGGGTGATTGCCTGttcagccccagcccctggcacgcAGATGTTCAACAAATGGCCGTTAACTTAGAGCAGCTTAGAGAATGGAGGGTCAAGATGTTCCGGTGAACCCTCTCGTGTACTCATCCCAGGTCACCATGTACCCAAATGTCCTCATGTGTGGATGCAGCTCCCCAGGGAATTGCCTAGTTTCCCGGGTGTCACTGGGGAAGGACTAACGTCTTGTTTCCTCAAGATCTGTGTGTGACATGGCCCCTCCCACAAGGATGTGACCACACGGGTTGAATCTTGGGGGGTGAGGGGCGAATTGTGAGCACCAGAAAATGCTTCGGGAATCAGTCCTTTACCGCATGTCCCTAGTGGCAGCCCTGCCTCAGGATGGGAGACTGTGTGTGTCCTTAAGCAATTGTGTGCATCTCCTTGTGTGTCCCTGTTGAAAAGCAGCGAGGGAACTGGACCTCATTCTCAAAGCTATGAGATTTAGCGTGGTACGGGGTGGTTTTTAAGGAGCACGTGAAGATCTCCATTCTGTTGTATTTGGGTTGGTGTgaatgagtgtatgtgtgtgtgacaagTATAGCCCAGTGTTCTTTTATGAGTTACTGTGAATATCCTTCACAAGCGCGATGTGGAGAGTGCTGAGACTGGGTGTGTTTCCTTCTGTGTATCTGTAGGGCTGTAACTGTCGTGGTGTCACAGTGAGTTTATGGTGCTGGCGCCTGTGTGTGTCAGGATACGTGTGAGCCCACGAGCCGTGGGTGCGTGTGTCTCCATCGTCTCCTggtgtgaatgtgtgtgcgtgcacacactgCCACAATGTGTGCATGGGTGTGGTGTGAAGGGGAAGATGTGTGTCACTGTGTCTGTGGGGGTCCTGCCTCTGAGCCACCCCCGGCCCGCCCTCCTCCCCCGGCTCTGTGGCTCCCTCCCAGgcagtggccctgcccctcccctcttctccctcccaaccAGTCTGTGCGGGGGGGAGCTGGTGCTgcggcccccccacccctccccatccaGGCCCCATAAATAGCAGCAGAGCCGGAGCTGGAGCCGGCGCCAGCGGCTGGAGAAGCAAGGGAGTCAGGGCCAGGGCCAGAGAGCCGGAGAGAGGAGCCCCCCGACTAGAGCCCAGGTgagcctccccttcctccctagcccagccccagcctggcccagcctggcccagtcTCCATAACAAcatctccccccagcccccagagagGTCTCCAGTCCTGCCCGATCCCCTCACCACCACATGCACCTGCCCATCTCAGGGGCCCTGCGAGAACTGGGAGACTTGTGGCAGGAAGGCAGAGACCCCCACCCGCCCACCCAGACCCTCCCTCACATATCCAGAAAGGCACGCGctatggggagggggggaacccAGCCAGAGAAGGGTCCCGGTTCTGAGGGAGGTACGGGAACTGGCACACCCTCCTGGATACAGACACACGACTagggcacagacacacagggTGGGGGCATTCAGACACACCAACGCACACTCGCTTGGGGGAAGCACGACATGGGATCAGACAGCCTCACCCTGAGATGTGGACAGACACAGATAGATGGACTGACCAGCCGTGAACTCGGGCCAGCATACCCCTGCCTGCTGCTGCCCGAGGCTTGATACCACTGCTGGGGGAGGGTGGCGTGCGTGCATCCCACGGGCAGCATGGAGGGGGTTGTGGCTCCCCAAAAATCCTGTCGCTAAGAGACAGTGCCAGTGCTGCCAAGAAGTGTGAGaacaggggaggtggggagggaagcggGAGTTGTCATAGTGGGAGCCCCTGCCAGGAACCTGGAGGAGCTCTCAGCGGGGACGGGGCTCTGTCTCTAACTCCCCAAGcccaccacccctcccttgcCGTAAGTCACCCAGGAGATGAGTAGGGGGAGGTGGATAAGGACAGCCCCGCAGGGCATCTTACAACCTGCCTCCTCCTGCCCACCGCAGACTCCATTCTTGTAGCCCATCCCCTTCAGACTTCCAGGGGCTCCTCCACCCAtgtccccacccccttgccccaGTTCAGCTCCCTCGTGCCAAGACTGAGTGCAGTGCTGGCTCAAACATCAGTCGGGAAATAGCAGAAGGTGCTGAGGTAGCAGAAAGCATGGATCAATCGATGGCCTAGGAGCCAAGACTGCCAGgaaccccccacacccccagccctctCCAACCCCATCCATGCATAGTAGGT includes:
- the CARMIL3 gene encoding capping protein, Arp2/3 and myosin-I linker protein 3 isoform X1, whose product is MAKPSAELTRELQDSIRRCLSQGAVLQQHRVKLETKPKKFEDRVLALTSWRLHLFPLKVPAKVESSFNVLEIRAFNTLSQNQILVETERGLVSMRLPSAESVDQVTRHVSSALSKVCPGPGCLIRRGNADTPEGPRDTSPNSETSTSTTHSVCGGFSETYAALCDYNGLHCREEVQWDVDTIYHAEDNREFNLLDFSHLESRDLALMVAALAYNQWFTKLYCKDLRLGSEVLEQVLHTLSKSGSLEELVLDNAGLKTDFVQKLAGVFGENGSCVLHALTLSHNPIEDKGFLSLSQQLLCFPTGLTKLCLAKTAISPRGLQALGQTFGANPAFASSLRYLDLSKNPGLLATDEANALYSFLAQPNALVHLDLAGTDCAIDLLCSWLNPPRGKDSSPDLNKAPYEPLMARSGFTHSLPLLGALLHGCCSHLTYLNLARNSCSHRCEHKGHKEGWGEPWASPSLADPGSLCRKGREAPPAFKQFFSSAYTLSHVNLSATRLPLEALRALLQGLSLNSHLSDLHLDLSSCELRSAGAQALQEQLGAVTCVGSLDLSDNGFDSDLLTLVPALGKNKSLKHLFLGKNFNVKAKTLEEILHKLVQLIQEEDCSLQSLSVADSRLKLRTSILINALGSNTCLAKVDLSGNGMEDIGAKMLSKALQINSSLRTILWDRNNTSALGFLDIARALESNHTLRFMSFPVSDISQAYRSAPERTEDVWQKIQWCLVRNNHSQTCPQEQAFRLQQGLVTSSAEQMLQRLCGRVQEEVRALRLCPLEPVQDELLYARDLIKDAKNSRALFPSLYELGHVLANDGPVRQRLESVASEVSKAVDKELQVILESMVSLTQELCPVAMRVAEGHNKMLSNVAERVTVPRNFIRGALLEQAGQDIQNKLDEVKLSVVTYLTNSIVDEILQELYHSHKSLARHLAQLKTLSDPPSGPGQGQDPSSRGRGRNHDHEETTDDELGTNIDTMAIKKQKRCRKIRPVSAFISGSPQDMESQLGSLGIPPGWFSGLGSSQPTGSGSWEGLSELPTHGYKLRHQTQGRPRPPRTIPPGPGRPSQVPITGTRQENGMATRLDEGLEDFFSRRVMDESSSYPRTLRTLRPGLSEPPLPPLQKKRRRGLFHFRRPRSFKGDRGPGSPTTGLLLPPPPPPPPTQESPPSPDPPSLGNNSSPCWSPEEESGPLPGFGGSRGPSFRRKMGTEGAEPGEGGLAPGTAQQPRVHGVALPGLGRAKGWSFDGKREGTGPDLEGSVQAWQKRRSSDDAGPGAWKPPPPPQSTKPSFSAMRRAEATWHIAEESAPNHSCQSPSPASQDGEEEKEGAQFPERTVPTRNAKLQDPPLASRAPKPVAVPRGRRPPQEPGGREEAEAGGAVLGMNKPRLRLGSQQDQEETEVQGPPDPGRRTAPLKPKRTRRAQSCDKLEPDRRQPPDPTAGTSEPGTD